One part of the Anser cygnoides isolate HZ-2024a breed goose chromosome 9, Taihu_goose_T2T_genome, whole genome shotgun sequence genome encodes these proteins:
- the NRROS gene encoding transforming growth factor beta activator LRRC33 has product MEALLPGLSLLLVLLEAGWGNGVGAAWAVSPGSCKHVQSTADCTGRWLSSVPGNLQGDIEELLLNDNTIQVLGHASLLPYPQLKHLSMSKNRLKLIEPGAFLGSQGLHVLSLADNLLFTNYSQTAAALSALPALRTLDLSGNCLTEDMLSVLLLNLPSLESLSVARNIIMRLDSSVFTNLTQLLELNLEKNYIFEIDQAFEGLQKLQRLNIAYNYMPCIVDFGLTQLKVLNVSHNIIEWFLAFESDDLFELEVLDLSHNRLLFFPVLPRQSKLHSLLLKDNEMSFYQRLPNGTSLADVTVQFLIIDGNSTNITTVNLWDEVCYSNLSSLRLLDMSQNQFWYLPEGFLAKMPSLTHLKLNQNCLETFHLSEEDPLAVLTDLDLSQNQLVELQVGAGAILPSLQLFNLSTNRLRVLPAEVFTYTRKITTVDLSRNRLDLCPQQAVASEAESPPCVDIRGIETLSRLYLAGCGLRGLDGQPFRGTSLTHLDLSDNQQALSGDPGWLQDLAATLRVLSLRNTSFSSSVVDFSALQSLVALDLSGNSLTALPGTLSAVKLRSLDLRDNCLPALPTDVARTPLVRSLQELYLSRNPYNCCTLGWWESLQRVEQLRVPDGREVTCSYDSRTLSARALPETVLRACRWKVANLALLYLVLALPTCLTLLVAFAVVFLMLKQKLLKMLKSRCGASSPY; this is encoded by the exons ATGGAGGCCCTGCTGCCCGGTCTCTCCCTGCTTCTGGTCCTGCTGGAAGCGGGATGGGGAAATGGGGTGGGCGCAGCCTGGGCGGTGTCTCCTGGCAGCTGCAAGCAT GTGCAGAGCACCGCAGACTGCACTGGGAGATGGCTGAGCTCTGTCCCAGGAAATCTTCAAGGTGATATCGAAGAGCTGTTGCTCAATGACAACACTATCCAGGTCCTGGGCCATGCCTCTCTGCTCCCGTACCCCCAGCTGAAGCATCTCAGCATGTCCAAGAACCGGCTGAAGCTCATCGAGCCTGGCGCCTTCCTGGGCAGCCAAGGCCTCCACGTGCTCTCCTTGGCAGACAACCTCCTCTTCACCAACTACTCGCAGACAGCAGCTGCTCTTTCTGCTTTGCCAGCCTTGCGGACACTTGATCTATCTGGAAACTGCCTCACTGAGGACATGTTATCGGTTTTGCTCCTGAATCTGCCGTCCTTGGAGTCCTTGTCAGTGGCCAGGAACATTATCATGAGGCTGGACTCCTCTGTCTTCACCAACTTGACGCAGCTTTTGGAGCTGAACCTGGAGAAGAACTACATCTTTGAGATTGACCAAGCTTTTGAAgggctgcagaagctgcagagGCTCAACATAGCTTATAACTACATGCCATGCATAGTGGACTTCGGCCTGACCCAGCTCAAGGTGCTCAATGTCAGCCACAACATTATCGAGTGGTTTCTGGCCTTTGAAAGTGATGATCTCTTTGAACTGGAGGTGCTGGACCTGTCCCACAACCGGCTCCTATTTTTCCCTGTGCTGCCCCGGCAGAGTAAGCTGCACTCCTTGCTGCTGAAGGACAATGAGATGAGCTTTTATCAGCGTCTCCCCAACGGCACTTCCCTCGCAGATGTCACCGTGCAGTTCCTGATCATTGATGGCAACTCCACCAACATTACCACGGTCAACCTCTGGGACGAGGTCTGCTACAGCAACCTCTCCTCCCTGCGCCTCCTGGACATGAGCCAGAACCAGTTCTGGTACCTGCCGGAGGGCTTCCTGGCCAAGATGCCCTCCCTGACCCACCTGAAGCTCAACCAGAACTGCCTGGAGACGTTCCACCTGTCAGAGGAGGACCCCTTGGCCGTGCTGACGGACCTTGACCTCAGCCAGAACCAGCTTGTGGAGCTGCAGGTGGGTGCCGGGGCCAtcctgcccagcctgcagctcttcaaCCTCAGCACCAACAGGCTGCGGGTGCTCCCTGCTGAAGTCTTCACCTACACCAGGAAGATCActacagttgacctcagccgCAACCGGCTTGACCTGTGTCCCCAGCAGGCTGTTGCAAGCGAGGCGGAGAGTCCTCCCTGTGTGGACATCAGGGGAATCGAGACCTTGAGTCGCCTCTACTTGGCTGGCTGTGGTTTGCGGGGACTGGACGGCCAGCCCTTCCGAGGGACATCACTGACACACCTGGACCTCTCTGACAACCAGCAGGCCCTGTCTGGGGACCCGGGGTGGCTTCAAGACCTTGCTGCCACGCTACGGGTTTTGTCCCTCCGGAACACCAGCTTCTCCTCCTCTGTGGTGGACTTCTCTGCCTTACAGAGCCTCGTGGCCTTGGACCTGTCAGGGAATTCACTGACCGCACTTCCCGGGACTCTGAGTGCGGTCAAGCTGCGCAGCCTCGACCTCCGGGACAACTGCCTCCCGGCTCTGCCCACGGACGTGGCACGGACGCCCCTGGTGAGGAGCCTGCAGGAGCTCTACCTCAGCCGCAACCCCTACAACTGCTGCACGCTGGGCTGGTGGGAGTCCCTGCAGCGCGTGGAGCAGCTGCGTGTCCCCGACGGGCGCGAGGTGACCTGCAGCTATGACTCCAGGACGCTGAGCGCCCGGGCGCTGCCCGAGACTGTCCTGCGGGCCTGCCGCTGGAAGGTGGCCAACCTGGCCCTCCTCTACCTGGTGCTCGCCCTGCCCACCTGCCTGACGCTCCTGGTGGCTTTCGCTGTGGTCTTCCTCATGCTCAAGCAAAAGCTGCTAAAAATGTTGAAGAGCCGGTGCGGGGCATCCAGCCCTTACTGA
- the CEP19 gene encoding centrosomal protein of 19 kDa: protein MACVAKKCGIRFKPPSVILIYEEKDKEKTRQRIMPVRNFSKFSDCSIAAEQLKNNPRHKAYLEGVSLRQLEKLHSLLKGHLRGESLAESLEKVQREETIDPEEDMNKLDDKELAKRKSIMDELFEKNRKKKDDPDFVYDVEVEFPQDEQLESCGWDVESGEEV from the exons ATGGCTTGCGTTGCGAAGAAGTGCGGCATTCGCTTTAAGCCTCCGTCCGTTATCCTGATCTATGAAGAAAAGGACAAGGAAAAGACTCGCCAGCGCATCATGCCTGTCAGGAATTTCTCCAAGTTCTCAG ACTGCAGCatagctgcagagcagctgaagaaTAACCCTCGGCACAAGGCTTACCTAGAAGGAGTCTCGCTACGTCAGCTGGAGAAGTTACACAGCTTGCTGAAAGGTCATCTGAGAGGAGAGAGTCTGGCTGAGAGCCTGGAAAAGGTTCAGCGGGAAGAGACCATCGACCCAGAAGAGGATATGAACAAACTGGATGACAAGGAGCTAGCCAAAAGGAAGAGCATCATGGATGAGCTCTTTGAGAAGAATAGGAAGAAGAAGGATGACCCAGATTTTGTCTACGATGTGGAGGTTGAGTTTCCACAGGATGAGCAGCTGGAGTCCTGTGGCTGGGATGTGGAGTCAGGGGAAGAAGTCTGA